A window of Corallococcus macrosporus DSM 14697 contains these coding sequences:
- a CDS encoding DUF2085 domain-containing protein, whose product MFWLSHHHPDEYNRTYLFGGVRVCARCLGTYPVLLAVMVGLFAVRAPLRWPWDVPVVLALTVPALGDWAVGRFRPASGNNAVRTLTGVLLGAALGRSLYVHLQQPLPPVLLAQAALVTAVAVPVILATYQRPRRG is encoded by the coding sequence GTGTTCTGGCTCAGCCACCATCATCCGGATGAGTACAACCGCACGTACCTCTTCGGGGGCGTGCGCGTGTGCGCGCGCTGTCTGGGGACCTACCCGGTGCTGCTGGCGGTGATGGTGGGGCTGTTCGCCGTCCGCGCCCCGCTGCGGTGGCCCTGGGACGTGCCCGTCGTCCTGGCGCTCACCGTCCCCGCGCTGGGGGACTGGGCCGTGGGGCGCTTCCGGCCGGCGTCCGGAAACAACGCGGTGCGCACGCTGACGGGCGTCCTGCTGGGGGCGGCGCTCGGCCGCTCCCTGTACGTGCACCTGCAGCAGCCGCTGCCCCCGGTGCTCCTGGCGCAGGCCGCGCTCGTGACAGCCGTTGCCGTCCCTGTCATTCTCGCCACTTACCAGAGACCGCGCCGGGGATAG
- a CDS encoding RNA polymerase sigma factor, with protein MLGPETSDERLMLAFQAGDARAFEALVRKHRTPVFNFILRFTGHRARAEDVLQETWLKVVRNAGDYTPKAKFTTWLYTIARNLCVDSARKESYRQATSLEAPAPGAERDESRPLGEGLPDMGASPERGAHNARLRPMLERALASLPEEQREVFTLREYSGIPFKDIAEVTGVSENTVKSRMRYALDGLRRRLAEMGVDGDLAEDGRTVVG; from the coding sequence GTGTTGGGACCGGAAACCTCAGACGAGCGGCTGATGCTCGCCTTCCAGGCGGGGGACGCGCGCGCGTTCGAGGCGTTGGTGCGCAAGCACCGGACGCCGGTGTTCAACTTCATCCTGCGCTTCACCGGGCACCGGGCACGGGCGGAGGACGTGCTGCAGGAGACGTGGCTGAAGGTGGTTCGGAACGCCGGCGATTACACGCCCAAGGCGAAGTTCACGACCTGGCTCTACACGATTGCGAGGAACCTCTGCGTGGACAGCGCGCGCAAAGAGAGCTACCGCCAGGCGACTTCCCTGGAGGCGCCCGCCCCGGGCGCGGAGCGGGACGAGTCACGCCCCCTGGGCGAGGGCCTGCCGGACATGGGGGCCAGCCCGGAGCGGGGCGCCCACAACGCCCGGCTGCGCCCCATGCTGGAGCGCGCGCTGGCGTCGCTTCCGGAAGAGCAGCGTGAAGTCTTCACCCTGCGCGAGTACAGCGGCATCCCCTTCAAGGACATCGCGGAGGTGACGGGCGTGTCCGAGAACACGGTGAAGAGCCGGATGCGCTACGCGCTCGACGGGCTGCGCCGCCGCCTGGCGGAGATGGGCGTGGACGGCGACCTCGCCGAGGATGGAAGGACGGTGGTGGGATGA